One window of the Trifolium pratense cultivar HEN17-A07 linkage group LG2, ARS_RC_1.1, whole genome shotgun sequence genome contains the following:
- the LOC123905667 gene encoding 7-deoxyloganetin glucosyltransferase-like yields the protein MTNILNLNNILKTETILNNLFTLVDLSSLSKQRVIATLPLHKKKQRLCQKKKTEMSNLAESIKPHAVLIPYPLQGHINPMFKLAKLLHLRGFYITFVNTEYNHKRLLKSKGLNVLDGFTDFSFETIPDGLTSIDGDGDDDVTEDLDSLRDSVRSNLIQPFRELLDRLYDSATCGLIPPVTCLVSDSFMSFTIQVAEELLLPIVLLYTCSACTFLLGLHFRTMIEKGLIPLKDESYLTNGYLDTKVDWIPGLRNFRLKDLTSFIRTTDPNDLMLEFINEAVERFHRASAIVINTSDELESDVMNALYSMFPSLYTIGPFASFLKQSPQNQLSSFDSNLWKEDTKCLEWLGSKEMASVVYVNFGSITIMSEEKLLEFAWGLANSKKPFLWIIRPDLVIGGSVVLSSEFTDEISDRGLIVSWCPQEKVLNHPSIGGFLTHCGWNSTTESICAGVPMLCWPFFGDQPTDCRFICNEWEIGIEIDTNVKREEVEKLVNELMVGEKGKKMRKKAMELKKKAEEDTRPGGRSYMNLDKVIKEVLLKQN from the exons ATGACAAACATATTAAAcctaaataatattttgaaaactgAAACTATACTTAATAATCTATTTACACTGGTTGATCTTTCCTCTCTATCAAAGCAAAGAGTTATAGCCACTTTACCATTGCATAAGAAAAAACAGagattgtgtcaaaaaaaaaaaacagagatgAGTAACTTAGCAGAGAGTATTAAGCCACATGCTGTGTTGATTCCATATCCACTTCAAGGCCATATCAATCCAATGTTCAAACTTGCAAAACTACTTCATCTTAGAGGCTTTTACATAACCTTTGTTAACACTGAATACAATCACAAACGCTTGCTCAAATCAAAAGGTCTTAATGTTCTCGACGGTTTCACTGATTTTAGCTTCGAGACAATTCCAGATGGTTTAACATCAAttgatggtgatggtgatgatgatgttaCTGAAGACCTGGACTCTCTTCGTGACTCAGTCCGATCAAACCTCATCCAACCGTTTCGCGAACTTCTTGATAGACTTTACGACTCTGCCACTTGTGGTCTTATTCCTCCGGTTACTTGTTTAGTATCTGATAGTTTCATGTCATTTACCATACAAGTTGCCGAAGAACTTTTGCTCCCAATTGTTCTCCTTTATACTTGTAGTGCTTGTACTTTCTTGTTGGGTTTGCACTTTCGGACAATGATTGAGAAAGGTCTCATACCACTCAAAG ATGAAAGTTATCTGACAAACGGATATTTAGACACTAAAGTCGATTGGATTCCAGGTTTGCGAAACTTTAGACTGAAAGATCTTACTAGTTTTATAAGGACTACAGATCCAAATGATTTGATGTTAGAATTTATCAATGAAGCGGTAGAAAGATTTCATAGAGCATCTGCTATTGTTATAAATACTTCTGATGAACTTGAGAGTGATGTTATGAATGCTCTCTATTCTATGTTTCCTTCTCTATACACTATTGGTCCTTTTGCttcatttttaaaacaaagTCCACAGAATCAATTGTCGTCGTTTGATTCCAATCTTTGGAAAGAAGATACTAAATGTCTTGAATGGCTTGGATCGAAAGAAATGGCATCGGTTGTTTATGTAAATTTCGGAAGCATCACAATTATGTCTGAAGAGAAATTGTTAGAGTTTGCTTGGGGTTTGGCCAATAGCAAAAAACCTTTTTTGTGGATCATTAGACCTGATCTTGTCATTGGTGGCTCGGTTGTTTTATCATCCGAGTTTACGGATGAAATTTCAGATAGAGGCCTAATAGTCAGTTGGTGTCCACAAGAGAAAGTGTTGAACCACCCTTCAATCGGTGGATTCTTGACTCATTGTGGATGGAACTCAACTACGGAAAGCATATGTGCCGGAGTTCCAATGTTGTGTTGGCCATTCTTTGGTGATCAACCAACAGATTGTAGATTTATTTGCAATGAATGGGAGATTGGAATTGAAATCGATACAAATGTGAAAAGAGAGGAGGTCGAGAAGTTGGTTAATGAATTGATGGTTGGCGAGAAAGGAAAGAAGATGAGGAAAAAGGCCATGGAATTGAAGAAGAAGGCAGAGGAGGACACAAGACCTGGTGGTCGTTCATACATGAACTTAGACAAAGTTATTAAGGAGGTATTGCTTAAACAAAACTAA
- the LOC123905666 gene encoding probable galacturonosyltransferase 14, translating into MQLHFSPSMRSITISSNNGFIDLMKIKVAACHISYRTLFHTILILAFLLPFVFILTAVVTLEGVNKCSSFDCLGRRLGPRLLGRVDDSARLVRDFYNILNEVKTGEIPSSVKLPDSFEQMVSDMKDNQYDAKTFAFMLKGMMEKFEKEIIESKFAELTNKHFAASSVPKGINCLSLRLTDEYSSNAHARKQLPPPELLPMLSDNSYHHFILSTDNILAASVVVASTVQSSQKPENIVFHVITDKKTYAGMHSWFALNPPSPAIVEVKGIHQFDWLTKENVPVLEAVESQNGIRDYYHGNHVMGANLSDTNPRKFASKLQSRSPKYISLLNHIRIYIPELFPSLDKVLFLDDDVVVQHDLSPLWEIDMNGKVNGAVETCKGDDEWVMEKYFKNYFNFSHPLIAKYLDPNECAWAYGMNIFDLRTWRMSNIRETYHSWLKENLRSNMTMWKLGTLPPALIAFRGHVYPIDPSWHLLGLGYQSKTSVESVKMAAVIHYNGQSKPWLEIGFEHLRPFWNKYVNYSNDFIRNCQILES; encoded by the exons ATGCAGCTTCACTTCTCGCCTAGCATGAGAAGTATCACGATATCAAGCAACAATGGGTTTATTGACTTGATGAAGATCAAGGTCGCAGCTTGTCACATTTCTTATAGAACCCTTTTTCATACTATTCTCATCCTTGCTTTTTTGTTGCCATTTGTCTTCATTCTCACTGCTGTTGTTACCCTTGAAGGTGTCAACAAGTGTTCCTCATTTG ATTGTTTAGGTAGGCGGTTAGGACCAAGGTTACTTGGTAGAGTTGACGATTCAGcg AGATTAGTTAGAGATTTTTACAACATACTCAACGAAGTGAAGACCGGAGAAATTCCATCTAGTGTGAAGCTGCCAGATTCATTTGAACAAATGGTTTCTGATATGAAGGACAATCAATATGATGCGAAAACATTCGCTTTCATGTTAAAGGGAATG ATGGAGAAATTTGAGAAAGAAATCATAGAATCTAAATTTGCAGAGCTGACGAATAAACACTTCGCAGCTAGTTCCGTCCCTAAAGGGATTAATTGTCTCTCTTTgcgtttgactgatgaatattCGTCGAATGCGCATGCACGCAAACAATTGCCTCCTCCGGAGTTACTACCTATGCTATCTGACAACTCTTACCACCATTTTATTTTGTCAACCGATAACATCCTGGCTGCTTCAGTAGTTGTTGCCTCAACTGTTCAGTCATCTCAGAAACCTGAAAATATAGTCTTCCATGTCATCACCGACAAAAAAACTTATGCTGGTATGCACTCGTGGTTTGCGCTAAATCCTCCCTCACCTGCTATAGTTGAAGTCAAAGGCATTCATCAGTTTGACTGGTTAACTAAAGAAAATGTTCCGGTACTTGAAGCTGTAGAAAGTCAAAATGGAATACGGGATTACTACCATGGGAATCATGTCATGGGAGCCAATCTCAGTGATACCAATCCACGTAAATTTGCGTCAAAGTTGCAGTCGAGAAGTCCAAAGTACATATCTTTACTCAACCATATCCGCATATACATACCTGAG CTTTTCCCAAGCCTTGACAAGGTGCTTTTTTTGGATGATGATGTTGTGGTTCAGCACGATTTGTCTCCACTTTGGGAAATTGATATGAATGGAAAAGTTAATGGAGCTGTGGAAACTTGCAAAGGTGATGATGAGTGGGTAATGGAGAAGTATTTTAAGAACTACTTCAATTTTTCCCATCCCCTCATTGCAAAGTATTTGGATCCTAACGAGTGTGCTTGGGCTTATGGGATGAATATCTTTGATCTTCGTAcatggagaatgtcaaatattaGAGAGACATATCATTCCTGGCTTAAAGAG AATCTGAGGTCAAACATGACAATGTGGAAGCTTGGAACCCTACCTCCAGCTTTGATTGCATTTAGAGGTCACGTTTATCCAATTGACCCTTCTTGGCACTTGCTTGGTTTAGGTTATCAGAGCAAAACCAGTGTTGAAAGTGTGAAAATGGCCGCTGTCATTCATTACAATGGCCAGTCAAAACCTTGGTTGGAGATTGGTTTTGAACATCTTAGACCGTTTTGGAACAAGTATGTCAATTATTCAAATGATTTTATTAGGAACTGTCAAATCTTGGAATCATAG